The Deltaproteobacteria bacterium genome window below encodes:
- a CDS encoding GumC family protein, translated as MEEPEVHLLDYLKVIYKRKWLILAIMLMAMALGFFQVYKAIPVYRAACTIKIGDRLNTVINSGQVIQYADHWSSEKNINTHIQIMMSDPVLEKVIETLNLSTPTNSRVRPDTLKGYIKVTGVKDTNLIRIKATHPDPKMAQNLANAMATAYRDFTIQKRLNSSQNNVLWLKEEIGQLKKRMEEADYNLYQYKKKSHILSLERETKMEAEELSQLRSAYNQARVKRIEIEAQIKELKRISRSKKKYIPSFLQGELLPTLNSQLVAARLELARLQKKYGPKHPRIIAARSSIVSIENQIDQNIRKAIKSLRSEHAVLTAKEKTLRESIKNYTQKAMETEQKQIQYALLEREAQLNKELYDILVAKLKEINITDGLESPEVTIVETAELPRTPLNTRRNRTLAVSAVIGLIVSLSLAFFLEYLDVGLSTREQAEKYLDLPVLGVIPETRTRS; from the coding sequence ATGGAAGAACCTGAAGTCCATCTATTGGACTACCTCAAAGTCATCTACAAGCGGAAGTGGCTCATTCTGGCCATCATGCTGATGGCCATGGCCCTGGGGTTCTTCCAAGTCTACAAGGCCATCCCTGTCTATCGGGCGGCCTGCACCATCAAGATCGGCGACCGCCTCAACACGGTGATCAATTCAGGTCAGGTCATTCAATACGCCGACCACTGGTCCTCGGAAAAAAACATCAACACCCATATCCAGATAATGATGAGCGACCCCGTCCTTGAAAAGGTCATCGAAACCCTCAACCTGTCCACTCCCACCAATTCCCGGGTGCGGCCCGATACACTCAAGGGATACATAAAAGTTACCGGGGTAAAGGACACCAATCTGATTCGAATCAAGGCTACTCATCCGGACCCCAAGATGGCCCAGAATCTCGCCAATGCCATGGCGACCGCTTACCGGGACTTCACCATCCAGAAGCGTCTGAACTCCTCGCAGAACAACGTCCTCTGGCTCAAGGAGGAGATCGGTCAACTCAAGAAAAGGATGGAGGAAGCCGACTACAATCTGTACCAGTACAAGAAGAAGAGCCATATTCTCTCTCTGGAAAGGGAGACCAAGATGGAGGCCGAGGAACTCTCGCAGCTTCGGTCTGCCTACAATCAAGCCCGAGTCAAACGCATAGAAATCGAAGCCCAGATCAAGGAATTGAAGCGGATTTCCAGATCCAAGAAGAAGTACATCCCCTCCTTTCTACAGGGAGAACTCCTGCCCACGCTGAACAGCCAACTGGTAGCCGCCAGACTCGAACTGGCCAGGCTCCAGAAGAAATACGGCCCCAAGCACCCGAGGATCATCGCAGCCAGGTCGAGCATCGTTTCCATCGAGAACCAGATCGATCAGAACATCCGGAAGGCTATCAAGAGCCTCCGATCCGAACACGCTGTTCTCACGGCAAAGGAAAAAACACTGCGGGAGTCCATAAAGAACTATACACAGAAGGCGATGGAGACCGAGCAGAAGCAGATCCAGTACGCTCTCCTCGAAAGAGAGGCCCAACTGAACAAGGAGCTCTATGATATCCTCGTCGCCAAACTCAAGGAGATCAACATCACCGACGGTCTCGAATCACCCGAAGTCACCATCGTGGAAACAGCCGAGCTTCCCAGGACTCCTCTCAATACGAGAAGGAACAGAACCCTGGCCGTATCTGCCGTCATCGGATTGATCGTCTCTCTAAGCCTTGCATTTTTTCTCGAGTATCTGGACGTGGGGCTCTCCACAAGGGAGCAAGCAGAGAAGTATCTCGATCTTCCCGTCTTGGGGGTGATTCCCGAAACCCGGACGAGAAGTTGA
- a CDS encoding undecaprenyl-diphosphate phosphatase, with translation MSSLESIVLGIIQGVTEFLPVSSSGHLVLFQSLFGLEEPQLFFDIVLHGGTLLAVILVYWDDIRSIAEDLFCYLADRARRKAGPGFLGRPGCRFALWIVVGTVPAGLVGLTFGKRIEPLFASPLLVGVALLVTGSVLWLTACFRGRGREVPEMGFWDAVWIGVSQGLALLPGISRSGMTVSAGLLRGLDRELSARFSFLLVIPATLGALLLAFVPHGGSGAPAPVHLFLGGGVAFVTGYGSLRLLLGMIRGGRFYRFAYYCWAAGVAALILSLVG, from the coding sequence ATTTCTTCTCTCGAGTCGATCGTTCTGGGAATCATTCAAGGGGTAACAGAGTTTCTTCCTGTGAGCAGTTCGGGTCACCTGGTGCTTTTCCAGAGCCTTTTCGGCCTGGAAGAGCCTCAGCTGTTTTTTGACATCGTCCTTCACGGTGGAACACTTCTAGCCGTGATCCTGGTCTACTGGGACGACATAAGGTCGATCGCCGAGGATCTGTTTTGCTATCTGGCAGATCGGGCCAGGAGAAAGGCCGGGCCGGGCTTTCTCGGCCGGCCTGGATGCAGGTTCGCACTCTGGATAGTGGTGGGAACGGTTCCTGCCGGACTGGTCGGGTTGACCTTCGGGAAACGGATCGAGCCGCTCTTTGCATCGCCCCTCCTTGTAGGGGTCGCTCTCCTGGTGACGGGATCGGTCCTGTGGCTGACCGCCTGCTTCAGAGGGCGGGGCAGGGAAGTACCGGAGATGGGATTCTGGGATGCGGTCTGGATAGGTGTTAGTCAAGGATTGGCCCTGCTTCCAGGGATCTCTCGATCCGGTATGACCGTGTCGGCAGGTCTGCTCCGTGGGCTCGACCGGGAACTGTCGGCAAGGTTTTCCTTCTTGTTGGTGATCCCTGCCACCCTAGGCGCCCTCCTCCTCGCCTTCGTGCCCCATGGTGGGTCGGGGGCTCCCGCGCCGGTGCATCTTTTTCTCGGCGGAGGAGTGGCCTTTGTGACCGGCTACGGCTCCTTGCGGCTCCTGCTGGGGATGATCCGAGGGGGCAGGTTTTACCGGTTCGCCTATTACTGCTGGGCTGCTGGGGTGGCGGCATTGATTCTCTCCCTTGTCGGGTAG
- the uvrB gene encoding excinuclease ABC subunit UvrB encodes MSPFKLVSPFRPTGDQPKAIDELTRGLMEGAKHLVLLGVTGSGKTFTMANVVERVQKPTLVISHNKTLAAQLYGEFRELFPDNAVEFFVSYYDYYQPEAYIPSADLYIEKDTSINDEIDKMRHSATRSLLERRDVIIVASVSCIYGLGSPEDYQGLLLYLEKGERLSREHILSRLVEIQYERNELDFHRGTFRVRGDVIEVFPAHEESLAVRIELFGDLVDNISEIDPLRGRVVQRLDRIAIYPGSHYVTTQERRKRAIENIRIELEERLSWFRRKGLLVEAQRLEQRTRFDLEMLEEIGYCQGIENYSRHLTGRQPGQPPPTLLDYFPKDFLLFIDESHVTIPQLNGMYWGDRSRKETLVEYGFRLPSALDNRPLNFGEFESRVNQVVYVSATPGEYELNKSKGRVVEQIIRPTGLMDPEIHVRPAANQVDDLLDEIGKRVDQGQRVLITTLTKRMAEDLAQYYTEIGLRVRYLHSEIKTLDRWEIIRGLRLGEFDVLIGINLLREGLDIPEVSLVAILDADKEGFLRSEKSLIQTCGRAARNVNGTVILYADRVTSSMEKTIHETERRRRIQAEYNKAHGITPQTIKKSIGSILTSVFEADYFTVPVVAEPEGGYVPEHAIPEMVERLKKEMKEAAERLDFERAAELRDRIHELQKRELMAK; translated from the coding sequence ATGAGCCCGTTCAAACTCGTCAGCCCCTTCAGACCCACAGGCGATCAGCCCAAGGCCATAGACGAGCTGACCCGCGGCCTGATGGAGGGGGCCAAGCACCTTGTTCTCCTCGGGGTCACCGGTTCGGGAAAGACCTTTACCATGGCAAACGTGGTCGAAAGGGTTCAGAAGCCCACTCTCGTCATCTCTCACAACAAGACCCTCGCTGCTCAACTCTACGGGGAGTTCAGGGAACTCTTCCCGGACAATGCGGTCGAGTTCTTTGTCAGTTACTACGACTACTACCAGCCCGAAGCCTATATTCCCAGTGCGGATCTCTACATCGAGAAGGACACTTCGATCAACGACGAGATCGACAAGATGCGCCATTCAGCCACCAGGTCTCTCCTGGAGCGCAGAGACGTGATCATCGTCGCCAGCGTGTCGTGTATCTACGGATTGGGCTCACCTGAAGACTACCAGGGACTGCTGCTTTACTTGGAAAAAGGGGAGCGTCTTTCGAGGGAGCATATCCTGTCGAGGCTCGTGGAGATCCAGTACGAACGGAACGAACTCGATTTCCACAGGGGGACCTTCCGGGTTCGTGGAGACGTCATCGAGGTCTTTCCGGCCCACGAGGAGAGCCTTGCAGTCCGTATCGAGCTGTTCGGCGACCTGGTGGACAACATCTCAGAGATCGACCCGCTCAGGGGCAGGGTTGTCCAGAGGCTCGACAGGATCGCCATCTACCCCGGCAGTCATTACGTAACCACTCAGGAGAGGCGGAAAAGGGCGATCGAAAACATCCGTATCGAACTCGAAGAACGTCTCTCCTGGTTCCGCCGTAAGGGGCTTCTCGTGGAGGCCCAGAGGTTGGAGCAAAGAACGAGATTCGACCTCGAAATGCTCGAGGAAATAGGCTACTGCCAGGGCATCGAAAACTACTCCCGCCATCTCACCGGCCGGCAGCCGGGCCAACCCCCTCCCACCCTGCTCGACTATTTCCCCAAGGATTTTCTCCTCTTCATAGACGAGAGCCACGTGACCATTCCCCAGCTCAACGGCATGTACTGGGGAGACAGATCGCGCAAAGAAACCCTGGTGGAGTATGGTTTCCGGCTTCCATCGGCTCTAGACAACAGGCCTCTCAACTTCGGCGAATTCGAGTCACGTGTCAACCAGGTGGTTTACGTCTCAGCGACTCCGGGGGAATACGAGCTCAACAAGAGCAAAGGGCGGGTCGTGGAGCAGATCATCAGGCCTACGGGATTGATGGACCCCGAGATCCACGTGAGGCCTGCAGCCAACCAGGTGGACGATCTCTTGGACGAAATAGGCAAACGGGTGGACCAGGGGCAGAGGGTTCTCATCACTACTCTGACCAAGAGAATGGCAGAGGATCTGGCACAGTATTACACCGAGATCGGCCTTCGAGTCCGGTATCTCCATTCAGAGATCAAGACTCTCGACAGATGGGAGATCATCCGAGGCCTCAGGTTGGGGGAGTTCGACGTCCTCATCGGCATCAACCTTTTGAGAGAGGGACTCGACATCCCGGAGGTATCTCTCGTGGCGATCCTGGACGCCGACAAAGAGGGCTTTCTCCGGTCCGAGAAATCGTTGATACAGACCTGTGGCCGCGCGGCAAGGAACGTCAACGGAACGGTCATCCTGTATGCCGACAGGGTCACCTCTTCCATGGAAAAGACGATCCATGAGACGGAGCGGAGAAGACGAATCCAGGCCGAATACAACAAGGCCCACGGCATAACACCCCAGACGATCAAGAAATCCATCGGCAGCATTCTCACGTCCGTCTTCGAGGCCGACTACTTTACCGTCCCTGTGGTGGCCGAACCAGAAGGCGGGTATGTTCCCGAACATGCCATTCCGGAGATGGTCGAAAGACTGAAAAAAGAGATGAAAGAGGCGGCAGAGAGGCTCGACTTCGAAAGGGCGGCCGAACTCAGGGACAGGATCCATGAGCTCCAAAAGCGAGAACTGATGGCCAAGTAA
- a CDS encoding DUF4388 domain-containing protein gives MGRNHHKSIFEIRKDGPFAEAFDNLMVNLLMSSLDRPIKSVLVTSSIMGEGKTLNAINLAINMAATGKKVLLVDLDLRQPSVHKWFNLNGSFGLINALVGMTSVNIDSGRLGSYTIGDIFYFLEAQSRSGVVTFEADNTAVDVTFKDGNIINANLKSRPIERTLGRILLHYERISQDQLKEAVSIQERTRKPLSQLLVSLGFVSKQDIKKVMKALIEESLRRLFLLSNPTFRIRNLNGSEIEDYAEEVAREQDFFRDFVRLNRAPFFNRVVSRAVLSTPIENLYVCPCGKIPPNPVEIMGSKRMEEFLKIVTSSFDMVVLDSSPVLGAAHVSLSPSLVDGVLLVVRAGKTDKKIVLEAKKQLEMANARLLGVVLNGMDRRMHYRRYYRYYGRDHQPDNGEAGERKLIPMFQDDKEAPGGTL, from the coding sequence ATGGGTCGAAACCATCACAAGAGCATCTTCGAAATCAGGAAGGACGGCCCCTTTGCCGAAGCCTTCGACAACCTGATGGTCAACCTCCTCATGTCGTCCCTCGACAGGCCCATCAAGAGCGTCCTCGTGACCAGCAGCATCATGGGAGAGGGGAAGACCCTCAACGCCATCAATCTCGCAATCAACATGGCCGCCACCGGAAAGAAGGTTCTCCTGGTCGATCTCGACCTCCGCCAGCCCAGCGTTCACAAGTGGTTCAATCTCAACGGAAGCTTCGGCCTGATCAACGCACTCGTCGGTATGACCAGCGTCAACATCGATTCCGGCAGGCTCGGCAGCTACACGATCGGCGACATCTTCTATTTCCTCGAGGCTCAGAGCCGCAGCGGAGTGGTCACCTTCGAGGCGGACAACACCGCCGTGGATGTGACCTTCAAGGACGGGAACATCATCAATGCCAACCTCAAAAGCCGGCCCATCGAGAGGACCCTCGGCAGGATCCTACTCCACTACGAGAGGATCAGTCAAGACCAACTGAAGGAGGCCGTCAGCATCCAGGAGCGCACGAGAAAGCCTCTGAGCCAACTGCTGGTCAGCCTGGGCTTTGTTTCCAAACAGGACATCAAGAAGGTGATGAAGGCGCTCATCGAAGAAAGCCTCCGAAGGCTCTTCCTCCTGAGCAACCCGACTTTTCGTATCAGAAACCTCAACGGGTCGGAAATAGAAGACTACGCCGAAGAGGTCGCACGGGAACAGGACTTTTTCAGGGATTTCGTCAGGCTGAACAGGGCTCCCTTCTTCAACCGCGTGGTGAGTAGGGCGGTGTTGTCCACGCCCATTGAAAATCTGTATGTCTGCCCCTGCGGAAAGATTCCTCCCAACCCCGTGGAGATCATGGGTTCCAAAAGGATGGAGGAGTTTCTCAAGATCGTCACCAGCAGTTTCGACATGGTGGTCCTCGACTCCTCACCGGTCCTCGGAGCCGCCCATGTCTCTCTCTCCCCGTCTCTGGTGGACGGCGTGCTTCTCGTGGTCCGCGCCGGAAAGACGGATAAGAAGATCGTTCTCGAAGCCAAGAAGCAACTCGAGATGGCCAATGCCAGGCTCCTCGGTGTGGTCCTCAACGGGATGGACCGGCGGATGCACTATCGCCGTTACTACCGGTATTACGGACGGGACCACCAGCCAGACAATGGTGAAGCGGGCGAGAGAAAGCTTATCCCCATGTTTCAGGACGACAAAGAAGCCCCCGGGGGCACCCTCTAG